Proteins encoded by one window of Sorex araneus isolate mSorAra2 chromosome 3, mSorAra2.pri, whole genome shotgun sequence:
- the HEATR4 gene encoding HEAT repeat-containing protein 4 isoform X2, whose amino-acid sequence MQQAMTNPHQKTTVFSHRYPRWLHPRLKWGMSFHGRPPQTVAGSTAVPPAPPVVQFSPRHNEHLRERYLQQAAAELTFAPDVVAQRGLASVPYLECRFEHLYQAHPFHVAPPPRATTRPSRSPGLGTPEHPAVEGTSARRTVPALRTQRVARYYNRLQRKARPEVVPPPRPPDNSPSLGSTLRRQDFEDPSLEQQESWMAPPDGSTKFWEALVLEKLNKRTARWILSKHPQKGGVPPSKWQGFLRHQYDWSHIRDELTSESQLRLLEQLEKEEMAEFETPPSSPPVVEEKEPEMTLFMYYRLPKYLSEEQKDEIFENKTTDEINQRRGTLHFSDQSYYLPVTRRAGKFSFATDNAFEQEIYLDKVKIIHPIGAKRSQILLENHNLYNKQLCEIFPRPPERWTSESVPEAPCKPVKGARRWTGLPIRVKELLESGEADALIKPKCLQNMCQLLKEHLSWKREIMRKVLQQWITDWALIIEWRHETIKSLLRRLADLHSSVRVQAIITCAVAALERPRNDTCQQHPARKETKASCLQDLPEVLYPALEATLSDKNVNVQIAAALCQCAIRSHNPLAQDIMQTAVLKGNSVNSWAAAQCLALEGVATYPVIKRILYQLFNKKDKNTEQHSCLLLRYLNKQTTLINTMLAVELNSGDWRDRVVACRVLAQINRDVSLDIKHKFIQLMWSDWNKEVRQTAAHALGQMNLGKEVHDAIRVKLSQGTPQDRVKALNLIGRLKLMTAKLLPHFLNCFSDEYVAVRQAACVAAGALQIHDQMVRTCLLNLIERDPYWKVKALAIQAMVKIGQVSPQLTDLLLWAMHYESPPGVRLEACRSILALQIQGNEVRDTFLHVLLLEEHDAVVKEIHKAMKMFKLENDENQEMIQNIKNRIQALSQKDLLTQNIVKIEAAIKKVKEEAKRVYFPPKADQEPQKFQTFLQNTFQGEVLFPRRSTETTCNIEAVIKSMKPREPNPWLQSQFLNPNARGRNCSTLVKNLHTGREKRLEAEPLLFDNQILQNKKTSKTYPSNVTSFLQKKIVDK is encoded by the exons ATGCAGCAAGCGATGACGAATCCTCATCAGAAAACGACCGTCTTCTCCCACCGCTACCCTCGGTGGCTCCACCCGCGGCTGAAATGGGGGATGAGCTTCCACGGCCGACCACCCCAAACCGTGGCGGGGAGCACCGCcgtcccccccgcacccccagtcGTCCAGTTCAGCCCGCGGCACAATGAGCACCTGCGGGAGCGGTACCTGCAGCAGGCGGCCGCCGAGCTGACCTTCGCGCCCGATGTGGTGGCGCAGCGCGGCCTGGCCAGCGTCCCCTACCTGGAATGCCGCTTCGAGCACCTGTACCAAGCACACCCATTCCACGTCGCCCCACCGCCCCGCGCCACGACTCGCCCCAGCCGCAGCCCCGGCCTGGGAACGCCTGAGCACCCGGCGGTCGAGGGCACCTCGGCAAGGCGCACCGTCCCGGCCCTGCGCACCCAGAGAGTGGCCAGATATTATAACAGGCTGCAGCGGAAAGCCCGGCCCGAGGTCGTGCCGCCCCCACGGCCGCCCGACAACAGCCCGTCTCTGGGCTCGACGCTGCGCAGGCAGGATTTCGAGGATCCGAGCCTGGAGCAGCAGGAAAGCTGGATGGCGCCCCCCGATGGGAGCACCAAGTTCTGGGAAGCCCTGGTGCTGGAGAAGCTGAACAAGCGCACCGCCCGCTGGATCCTCAGCAAGCACCCCCAGAAGGGCGGGGTCCCCCCCAGCAAGTGGCAGGGTTTCCTGCGCCATCAGTACGACTGGAGCCACATCCGCGACGAGCTCACCTCTGAGAGTCAGCTGAGGCTCCTGGAACAGCTGGAGAAGGAAGAGATGGCGGAATTTGAGACCCCACCTTCCAGCCCGCCTGTCGTGGAGGAAAAGGAGCCGGAGATGACTCTTTTTATGTATTACAG ATTGCCCAAATACTTGTCCGAAGAGCAGAAAGATGAAATTTTCGAGAATAAAACGACTGATGAAATTAACCAACGGAGAGGCACCTTACACTTCTCAGACCAGAGCTACTATCTACCAGTGACTCGCCGAGCTGGAAAGTTTTCTTTTGCCACAGACAATGCCTTTGAGCAGGAGATTTACTTAG ATAAAGTCAAGATTATCCATCCAATTGGTGCAAAGAGAAGTCAAATACTTCTGGAAAACCACAATCTGTATAACAAGCAATTATGTGAGATCTTTCCTCGACCCCCAGAACGGTGGACTTCTGAGTCAGTCCCTGAAGCAC CTTGTAAACCCGTGAAAGGAGCCAGGCGCTGGACCGGTCTGCCCATCCGAGTGAAGGAGCTGCTGGAAAGTGGGGAGGCAGATGCGCTCATCAAGCCCAAGTGCCTGCAGAATATGTGCCAACTGCTGAAGGAACATCTGAGCTGGAAACGCGAGATTATGCGGAAAGTACTGCAGCAGTGGATAACTGACTGGGCTCTGA TCATCGAGTGGCGTCATGAGACGATAAAGAGCTTGCTGAGGAGACTGGCAGATTTGCACAGTAGCGTTCGGGTCCAAGCCATCATCACATGCGCCGTGGCGGCCTTAGAACGGCCCCGGAATGATACCTGCCAGCAGCACCCAG CCAGGAAGGAGACAAAAGCTTCATGTCTCCAGGATTTGCCAGAGGTTCTATATCCTGCCCTGGAAGCTACTCTTAGTGATAAGAATGTCAACGTGCAGATAGCAGCAGCATTATGTCAGTGTGCCATACGGTCTCATAACCCCCTTGCCCAGGATATTATGCAGACAGCCGTTCTGAAAG GTAACAGTGTGAACAGCTGGGCTGCGGCTCAGTGCTTGGCTCTGGAAGGTGTTGCCACGTATCCCGTGATTAAGCGGATCCTCTATCAGCTGTTTAACAAGAAGGACAAGAACACTGAACAGCATTCATGTCTGCTACTGCGCTATCTCAATAAGCAGACA ACACTGATTAACACCATGCTTGCCGTAGAGTTGAACAGTGGTGACTGGAGGGACCGGGTTGTGGCCTGCCGAGTTCTTGCCCAGATTAACAGAGATGTCAGTTTG GATATTAAACATAAGTTTATCCAGCTAATGTGGAGTGACTGGAATAAGGAGGTGAGACAAACAGCTGCCCATGCTCTGGGACAAATGAACCTTGGTAAGGAGGTACACGATGCAATCAG AGTGAAGCTGAGTCAAGGCACTCCCCAAGATCGTGTGAAAGCCCTCAACCTGATTGGCAGGCTCAAGCTCATGACCGCCAAGCTTCTCCCACACTTCCTGAACTGCTTCTCTGATGAGTACGTGGCGGTTCGGCAGGCAGCCTGTGTGGCAGCTGGTGCCCTGCAGATTCACGATCAGATG GTCCGTACATGCCTTCTGAATCTGATAGAGAGAGACCCTTACTGGAAAGTCAAAGCCCTGGCCATTCAAG CAATGGTAAAGATTGGTCAAGTGAGTCCCCAGCTGACAGACCTCCTGCTCTGGGCTATGCACTATGAATCGCCACCAGGTGTACGACTAGAAGCCTGCCGTAGCATCCTAGCCCTCCaaattcaggggaatgaggtcagGGATACCTTCCTACATGTGCTTCTGCTAGAGGAACATGATGCCGTTGTAAA AGAAATTCATAAGGCAATGAAGATGTTCAAGTTAGAAAATGATGAAAACCAAGAAATGATTCAGAACATCAAGAACAGG ATTCAAGCACTAAGCCAAAAAGACTTGTTGACACAGAATATAGTCAAGATTGAAGCAGCCATTAAAAAAGTGAAGGAAGAAGCAAAACGTGTTTACTTCCCACCCAAAGCAGACCAAGAACCACAGAAATTCCAAACTTTTCTCCAAAACACTTTTCAGG GCGAAGTGTTATTTCCTAGAAGATCAACTGAGACTACTTGCAATATTGAAGCAGTCATAAAG
- the HEATR4 gene encoding HEAT repeat-containing protein 4 isoform X1 translates to MCIWMELKIVQEVLRRAAMQQAMTNPHQKTTVFSHRYPRWLHPRLKWGMSFHGRPPQTVAGSTAVPPAPPVVQFSPRHNEHLRERYLQQAAAELTFAPDVVAQRGLASVPYLECRFEHLYQAHPFHVAPPPRATTRPSRSPGLGTPEHPAVEGTSARRTVPALRTQRVARYYNRLQRKARPEVVPPPRPPDNSPSLGSTLRRQDFEDPSLEQQESWMAPPDGSTKFWEALVLEKLNKRTARWILSKHPQKGGVPPSKWQGFLRHQYDWSHIRDELTSESQLRLLEQLEKEEMAEFETPPSSPPVVEEKEPEMTLFMYYRLPKYLSEEQKDEIFENKTTDEINQRRGTLHFSDQSYYLPVTRRAGKFSFATDNAFEQEIYLDKVKIIHPIGAKRSQILLENHNLYNKQLCEIFPRPPERWTSESVPEAPCKPVKGARRWTGLPIRVKELLESGEADALIKPKCLQNMCQLLKEHLSWKREIMRKVLQQWITDWALIIEWRHETIKSLLRRLADLHSSVRVQAIITCAVAALERPRNDTCQQHPARKETKASCLQDLPEVLYPALEATLSDKNVNVQIAAALCQCAIRSHNPLAQDIMQTAVLKGNSVNSWAAAQCLALEGVATYPVIKRILYQLFNKKDKNTEQHSCLLLRYLNKQTTLINTMLAVELNSGDWRDRVVACRVLAQINRDVSLDIKHKFIQLMWSDWNKEVRQTAAHALGQMNLGKEVHDAIRVKLSQGTPQDRVKALNLIGRLKLMTAKLLPHFLNCFSDEYVAVRQAACVAAGALQIHDQMVRTCLLNLIERDPYWKVKALAIQAMVKIGQVSPQLTDLLLWAMHYESPPGVRLEACRSILALQIQGNEVRDTFLHVLLLEEHDAVVKEIHKAMKMFKLENDENQEMIQNIKNRIQALSQKDLLTQNIVKIEAAIKKVKEEAKRVYFPPKADQEPQKFQTFLQNTFQGEVLFPRRSTETTCNIEAVIKSMKPREPNPWLQSQFLNPNARGRNCSTLVKNLHTGREKRLEAEPLLFDNQILQNKKTSKTYPSNVTSFLQKKIVDK, encoded by the exons GTCCTCCGTCGTGCAGCAATGCAGCAAGCGATGACGAATCCTCATCAGAAAACGACCGTCTTCTCCCACCGCTACCCTCGGTGGCTCCACCCGCGGCTGAAATGGGGGATGAGCTTCCACGGCCGACCACCCCAAACCGTGGCGGGGAGCACCGCcgtcccccccgcacccccagtcGTCCAGTTCAGCCCGCGGCACAATGAGCACCTGCGGGAGCGGTACCTGCAGCAGGCGGCCGCCGAGCTGACCTTCGCGCCCGATGTGGTGGCGCAGCGCGGCCTGGCCAGCGTCCCCTACCTGGAATGCCGCTTCGAGCACCTGTACCAAGCACACCCATTCCACGTCGCCCCACCGCCCCGCGCCACGACTCGCCCCAGCCGCAGCCCCGGCCTGGGAACGCCTGAGCACCCGGCGGTCGAGGGCACCTCGGCAAGGCGCACCGTCCCGGCCCTGCGCACCCAGAGAGTGGCCAGATATTATAACAGGCTGCAGCGGAAAGCCCGGCCCGAGGTCGTGCCGCCCCCACGGCCGCCCGACAACAGCCCGTCTCTGGGCTCGACGCTGCGCAGGCAGGATTTCGAGGATCCGAGCCTGGAGCAGCAGGAAAGCTGGATGGCGCCCCCCGATGGGAGCACCAAGTTCTGGGAAGCCCTGGTGCTGGAGAAGCTGAACAAGCGCACCGCCCGCTGGATCCTCAGCAAGCACCCCCAGAAGGGCGGGGTCCCCCCCAGCAAGTGGCAGGGTTTCCTGCGCCATCAGTACGACTGGAGCCACATCCGCGACGAGCTCACCTCTGAGAGTCAGCTGAGGCTCCTGGAACAGCTGGAGAAGGAAGAGATGGCGGAATTTGAGACCCCACCTTCCAGCCCGCCTGTCGTGGAGGAAAAGGAGCCGGAGATGACTCTTTTTATGTATTACAG ATTGCCCAAATACTTGTCCGAAGAGCAGAAAGATGAAATTTTCGAGAATAAAACGACTGATGAAATTAACCAACGGAGAGGCACCTTACACTTCTCAGACCAGAGCTACTATCTACCAGTGACTCGCCGAGCTGGAAAGTTTTCTTTTGCCACAGACAATGCCTTTGAGCAGGAGATTTACTTAG ATAAAGTCAAGATTATCCATCCAATTGGTGCAAAGAGAAGTCAAATACTTCTGGAAAACCACAATCTGTATAACAAGCAATTATGTGAGATCTTTCCTCGACCCCCAGAACGGTGGACTTCTGAGTCAGTCCCTGAAGCAC CTTGTAAACCCGTGAAAGGAGCCAGGCGCTGGACCGGTCTGCCCATCCGAGTGAAGGAGCTGCTGGAAAGTGGGGAGGCAGATGCGCTCATCAAGCCCAAGTGCCTGCAGAATATGTGCCAACTGCTGAAGGAACATCTGAGCTGGAAACGCGAGATTATGCGGAAAGTACTGCAGCAGTGGATAACTGACTGGGCTCTGA TCATCGAGTGGCGTCATGAGACGATAAAGAGCTTGCTGAGGAGACTGGCAGATTTGCACAGTAGCGTTCGGGTCCAAGCCATCATCACATGCGCCGTGGCGGCCTTAGAACGGCCCCGGAATGATACCTGCCAGCAGCACCCAG CCAGGAAGGAGACAAAAGCTTCATGTCTCCAGGATTTGCCAGAGGTTCTATATCCTGCCCTGGAAGCTACTCTTAGTGATAAGAATGTCAACGTGCAGATAGCAGCAGCATTATGTCAGTGTGCCATACGGTCTCATAACCCCCTTGCCCAGGATATTATGCAGACAGCCGTTCTGAAAG GTAACAGTGTGAACAGCTGGGCTGCGGCTCAGTGCTTGGCTCTGGAAGGTGTTGCCACGTATCCCGTGATTAAGCGGATCCTCTATCAGCTGTTTAACAAGAAGGACAAGAACACTGAACAGCATTCATGTCTGCTACTGCGCTATCTCAATAAGCAGACA ACACTGATTAACACCATGCTTGCCGTAGAGTTGAACAGTGGTGACTGGAGGGACCGGGTTGTGGCCTGCCGAGTTCTTGCCCAGATTAACAGAGATGTCAGTTTG GATATTAAACATAAGTTTATCCAGCTAATGTGGAGTGACTGGAATAAGGAGGTGAGACAAACAGCTGCCCATGCTCTGGGACAAATGAACCTTGGTAAGGAGGTACACGATGCAATCAG AGTGAAGCTGAGTCAAGGCACTCCCCAAGATCGTGTGAAAGCCCTCAACCTGATTGGCAGGCTCAAGCTCATGACCGCCAAGCTTCTCCCACACTTCCTGAACTGCTTCTCTGATGAGTACGTGGCGGTTCGGCAGGCAGCCTGTGTGGCAGCTGGTGCCCTGCAGATTCACGATCAGATG GTCCGTACATGCCTTCTGAATCTGATAGAGAGAGACCCTTACTGGAAAGTCAAAGCCCTGGCCATTCAAG CAATGGTAAAGATTGGTCAAGTGAGTCCCCAGCTGACAGACCTCCTGCTCTGGGCTATGCACTATGAATCGCCACCAGGTGTACGACTAGAAGCCTGCCGTAGCATCCTAGCCCTCCaaattcaggggaatgaggtcagGGATACCTTCCTACATGTGCTTCTGCTAGAGGAACATGATGCCGTTGTAAA AGAAATTCATAAGGCAATGAAGATGTTCAAGTTAGAAAATGATGAAAACCAAGAAATGATTCAGAACATCAAGAACAGG ATTCAAGCACTAAGCCAAAAAGACTTGTTGACACAGAATATAGTCAAGATTGAAGCAGCCATTAAAAAAGTGAAGGAAGAAGCAAAACGTGTTTACTTCCCACCCAAAGCAGACCAAGAACCACAGAAATTCCAAACTTTTCTCCAAAACACTTTTCAGG GCGAAGTGTTATTTCCTAGAAGATCAACTGAGACTACTTGCAATATTGAAGCAGTCATAAAG
- the HEATR4 gene encoding HEAT repeat-containing protein 4 isoform X3 has translation MCIWMELKIVQEVLRRAAMQQAMTNPHQKTTVFSHRYPRWLHPRLKWGMSFHGRPPQTVAGSTAVPPAPPVVQFSPRHNEHLRERYLQQAAAELTFAPDVVAQRGLASVPYLECRFEHLYQAHPFHVAPPPRATTRPSRSPGLGTPEHPAVEGTSARRTVPALRTQRVARYYNRLQRKARPEVVPPPRPPDNSPSLGSTLRRQDFEDPSLEQQESWMAPPDGSTKFWEALVLEKLNKRTARWILSKHPQKGGVPPSKWQGFLRHQYDWSHIRDELTSESQLRLLEQLEKEEMAEFETPPSSPPVVEEKEPEMTLFMYYRLPKYLSEEQKDEIFENKTTDEINQRRGTLHFSDQSYYLPVTRRAGKFSFATDNAFEQEIYLDKVKIIHPIGAKRSQILLENHNLYNKQLCEIFPRPPERWTSESVPEAPCKPVKGARRWTGLPIRVKELLESGEADALIKPKCLQNMCQLLKEHLSWKREIMRKVLQQWITDWALIIEWRHETIKSLLRRLADLHSSVRVQAIITCAVAALERPRNDTCQQHPGNSVNSWAAAQCLALEGVATYPVIKRILYQLFNKKDKNTEQHSCLLLRYLNKQTTLINTMLAVELNSGDWRDRVVACRVLAQINRDVSLDIKHKFIQLMWSDWNKEVRQTAAHALGQMNLGKEVHDAIRVKLSQGTPQDRVKALNLIGRLKLMTAKLLPHFLNCFSDEYVAVRQAACVAAGALQIHDQMVRTCLLNLIERDPYWKVKALAIQAMVKIGQVSPQLTDLLLWAMHYESPPGVRLEACRSILALQIQGNEVRDTFLHVLLLEEHDAVVKEIHKAMKMFKLENDENQEMIQNIKNRIQALSQKDLLTQNIVKIEAAIKKVKEEAKRVYFPPKADQEPQKFQTFLQNTFQGEVLFPRRSTETTCNIEAVIKSMKPREPNPWLQSQFLNPNARGRNCSTLVKNLHTGREKRLEAEPLLFDNQILQNKKTSKTYPSNVTSFLQKKIVDK, from the exons GTCCTCCGTCGTGCAGCAATGCAGCAAGCGATGACGAATCCTCATCAGAAAACGACCGTCTTCTCCCACCGCTACCCTCGGTGGCTCCACCCGCGGCTGAAATGGGGGATGAGCTTCCACGGCCGACCACCCCAAACCGTGGCGGGGAGCACCGCcgtcccccccgcacccccagtcGTCCAGTTCAGCCCGCGGCACAATGAGCACCTGCGGGAGCGGTACCTGCAGCAGGCGGCCGCCGAGCTGACCTTCGCGCCCGATGTGGTGGCGCAGCGCGGCCTGGCCAGCGTCCCCTACCTGGAATGCCGCTTCGAGCACCTGTACCAAGCACACCCATTCCACGTCGCCCCACCGCCCCGCGCCACGACTCGCCCCAGCCGCAGCCCCGGCCTGGGAACGCCTGAGCACCCGGCGGTCGAGGGCACCTCGGCAAGGCGCACCGTCCCGGCCCTGCGCACCCAGAGAGTGGCCAGATATTATAACAGGCTGCAGCGGAAAGCCCGGCCCGAGGTCGTGCCGCCCCCACGGCCGCCCGACAACAGCCCGTCTCTGGGCTCGACGCTGCGCAGGCAGGATTTCGAGGATCCGAGCCTGGAGCAGCAGGAAAGCTGGATGGCGCCCCCCGATGGGAGCACCAAGTTCTGGGAAGCCCTGGTGCTGGAGAAGCTGAACAAGCGCACCGCCCGCTGGATCCTCAGCAAGCACCCCCAGAAGGGCGGGGTCCCCCCCAGCAAGTGGCAGGGTTTCCTGCGCCATCAGTACGACTGGAGCCACATCCGCGACGAGCTCACCTCTGAGAGTCAGCTGAGGCTCCTGGAACAGCTGGAGAAGGAAGAGATGGCGGAATTTGAGACCCCACCTTCCAGCCCGCCTGTCGTGGAGGAAAAGGAGCCGGAGATGACTCTTTTTATGTATTACAG ATTGCCCAAATACTTGTCCGAAGAGCAGAAAGATGAAATTTTCGAGAATAAAACGACTGATGAAATTAACCAACGGAGAGGCACCTTACACTTCTCAGACCAGAGCTACTATCTACCAGTGACTCGCCGAGCTGGAAAGTTTTCTTTTGCCACAGACAATGCCTTTGAGCAGGAGATTTACTTAG ATAAAGTCAAGATTATCCATCCAATTGGTGCAAAGAGAAGTCAAATACTTCTGGAAAACCACAATCTGTATAACAAGCAATTATGTGAGATCTTTCCTCGACCCCCAGAACGGTGGACTTCTGAGTCAGTCCCTGAAGCAC CTTGTAAACCCGTGAAAGGAGCCAGGCGCTGGACCGGTCTGCCCATCCGAGTGAAGGAGCTGCTGGAAAGTGGGGAGGCAGATGCGCTCATCAAGCCCAAGTGCCTGCAGAATATGTGCCAACTGCTGAAGGAACATCTGAGCTGGAAACGCGAGATTATGCGGAAAGTACTGCAGCAGTGGATAACTGACTGGGCTCTGA TCATCGAGTGGCGTCATGAGACGATAAAGAGCTTGCTGAGGAGACTGGCAGATTTGCACAGTAGCGTTCGGGTCCAAGCCATCATCACATGCGCCGTGGCGGCCTTAGAACGGCCCCGGAATGATACCTGCCAGCAGCACCCAG GTAACAGTGTGAACAGCTGGGCTGCGGCTCAGTGCTTGGCTCTGGAAGGTGTTGCCACGTATCCCGTGATTAAGCGGATCCTCTATCAGCTGTTTAACAAGAAGGACAAGAACACTGAACAGCATTCATGTCTGCTACTGCGCTATCTCAATAAGCAGACA ACACTGATTAACACCATGCTTGCCGTAGAGTTGAACAGTGGTGACTGGAGGGACCGGGTTGTGGCCTGCCGAGTTCTTGCCCAGATTAACAGAGATGTCAGTTTG GATATTAAACATAAGTTTATCCAGCTAATGTGGAGTGACTGGAATAAGGAGGTGAGACAAACAGCTGCCCATGCTCTGGGACAAATGAACCTTGGTAAGGAGGTACACGATGCAATCAG AGTGAAGCTGAGTCAAGGCACTCCCCAAGATCGTGTGAAAGCCCTCAACCTGATTGGCAGGCTCAAGCTCATGACCGCCAAGCTTCTCCCACACTTCCTGAACTGCTTCTCTGATGAGTACGTGGCGGTTCGGCAGGCAGCCTGTGTGGCAGCTGGTGCCCTGCAGATTCACGATCAGATG GTCCGTACATGCCTTCTGAATCTGATAGAGAGAGACCCTTACTGGAAAGTCAAAGCCCTGGCCATTCAAG CAATGGTAAAGATTGGTCAAGTGAGTCCCCAGCTGACAGACCTCCTGCTCTGGGCTATGCACTATGAATCGCCACCAGGTGTACGACTAGAAGCCTGCCGTAGCATCCTAGCCCTCCaaattcaggggaatgaggtcagGGATACCTTCCTACATGTGCTTCTGCTAGAGGAACATGATGCCGTTGTAAA AGAAATTCATAAGGCAATGAAGATGTTCAAGTTAGAAAATGATGAAAACCAAGAAATGATTCAGAACATCAAGAACAGG ATTCAAGCACTAAGCCAAAAAGACTTGTTGACACAGAATATAGTCAAGATTGAAGCAGCCATTAAAAAAGTGAAGGAAGAAGCAAAACGTGTTTACTTCCCACCCAAAGCAGACCAAGAACCACAGAAATTCCAAACTTTTCTCCAAAACACTTTTCAGG GCGAAGTGTTATTTCCTAGAAGATCAACTGAGACTACTTGCAATATTGAAGCAGTCATAAAG
- the RIOX1 gene encoding ribosomal oxygenase 1 — MDGLRASGGLLRRGRLRRRRPPQPHSGSVLALSVRPRKIRRQLRRSVASRMAALRAQALPSEDSEDSRVESTVEGAGDSHPDAARREAYGHRGAGERREASPAARALPTPPARLGDAQTQPGRLGPPAAPPARLGEVPGAPARVADAAALLLPGPSAALSAPPADGAAAEMPWDSPLQRVLAELNRVPSSRRRAARLFEWLIAPMPPDHFYRRLWEREAVLVRRQDHTYYQGLFSTADLDSMLRTEEVQFGQHLDAARYVNGRRETLNPPGRALPAAAWALYQAGCSLRLLCPQAFSSTVWQFLAVLQEQFGSMAGSNVYLTPPNSQGFAPHYDDIEAFVLQLEGRKLWRVYRPRHPAEELALTSSPNFSQEDLGEPVLQTVLEPGDLLYFPRGFIHQAECQDGVHSLHLTLSTYQRNTWGDFLEAVLPLAVQAAMEENVEFRRGLPRDFMDYMGAQHSDSKDPRRTAFMEKVRVLVARLGHFAPVDAVADQRAKDFIHDSLPPVLTDRERALSVYGLPIRWEAGEPVNVGAQLTTETEVHMLQDGIARLVGEGGHLFLYYTVENSRVYHLEEPKCLEIYPQQADAMELLLRSYPEFVRVGDLPCDSVEDQLSLATMLYDKGLLLTKMPLN; from the coding sequence ATGGACGGGCTCCGGGCGAGCGGCGGGCTGCTTCGGCGCGGGCGGCTGAGGCGCCGGCGCCCGCCGCAGCCCCACAGCGGGTCGGTCCTGGCGCTGTCGGTGCGACCCAGGAAGATCCGCAGGCAGCTGAGGAGAAGCGTGGCGTCCCGCATGGCCGCGCTGAGGGCCCAGGCGCTGCCCAGCGAGGACTCGGAGGACTCGAGAGTCGAGTCGACGGTCGAAGGGGCCGGAGACTCGCACCCGGACGCGGCCCGGCGAGAAGCCTACGGCCACCGGGGGGCCGGCGAGCGGCGGGAGGCCTCGCCCGCGGCCCGCGCGCTGCCCACGCCGCCGGCGCGCCTGGGGGACGCGCAGACCCAGCCCGGGCGCCTGGGGCCGCCCGCGGCGCCGCCCGCGCGCCTGGGGGAGGTGCCCGGGGCGCCGGCCCGCGTGGCGGACGCCGCGGCCCTGCTCCTGCCCGGCCCCTCGGCCGCGCTGTCGGCGCCGCCGGCGGACGGCGCGGCCGCGGAGATGCCCTGGGACTCGCCGCTGCAGCGCGTCTTGGCCGAGCTGAACCGCGTCCCCAGCagccggcggcgggcggcgcgcctCTTCGAGTGGCTCATCGCGCCCATGCCGCCCGATCACTTCTACCGGCGCCTGTGGGAGCGCGAGGCGGTGCTGGTGCGGCGCCAGGACCACACCTACTACCAGGGGCTCTTCTCCACGGCCGACCTGGACTCCATGCTGCGCACCGAGGAGGTGCAGTTCGGGCAGCACCTGGACGCCGCGCGCTACGTCAACGGGCGGCGCGAGACCCTGAACCCCCCGGGCCGCGCCCTGCCCGCCGCCGCGTGGGCCCTGTACCAGGCCGGCTGCTCCTTGCGCCTCCTTTGTCCCCAGGCCTTCTCGTCCACCGTGTGGCAGTTTCTGGCCGTGCTCCAGGAGCAGTTTGGCAGCATGGCGGGCTCCAATGTTTACCTCACCCCCCCCAACTCGCAGGGCTTTGCCCCCCACTACGACGACATCGAGGCTTTCGTGCTGCAGCTGGAGGGCCGCAAACTCTGGCGCGTCTACCGGCCCCGGCACCCGGCTGAGGAGCTCGCCCTGACGTCCAGCCCCAACTTCAGCCAGGAAGACCTCGGGGAGCCCGTGCTGCAGACCGTGCTGGAGCCTGGAGATCTGCTCTATTTTCCTCGTGGCTTCATCCACCAAGCCGAATGCCAGGATGGAGTGCACTCCCTACACCTCACCTTGTCCACATACCAGCGCAACACCTGGGGCGACTTCCTGGAGGCCGTACTGCCCCTGGCCGTGCAGGCCGCCATGGAAGAAAACGTGGAGTTTCGAAGGGGCCTGCCCAGAGACTTCATGGATTACATGGGGGCCCAGCATTCCGATTCTAAGGATCCGCGGAGAACAGCTTTCATGGAGAAGGTGCGGGTCTTAGTTGCCCGCTTGGGACACTTTGCTCCTGTGGATGCTGTGGCTGACCAGCGAGCCAAAGACTTCATCCACGATTCTCTGCCCCCTGTGTTGACGGACAGAGAGCGAGCGCTCAGTGTTTACGGGCTCCCCATTCGCTGGGAGGCTGGAGAACCTGTAAACGTGGGCGCCCAGTTGACGACAGAGACAGAAGTGCACATGCTCCAGGACGGTATAGCTCGGCTGGTGGGTGAGGGAGGCCATTTGTTTCTCTATTACACGGTAGAAAACTCCCGTGTTTATCATCTGGAAGAACCCAAGTGCTTGGAGATATACCCACAGCAGGCCGATGCCATGGAACTCTTGCTTCGCTCCTATCCAGAGTTTGTCAGAGTGGGGGACCTGCCCTGTGACAGTGTGGAGGACCAGCTGTCCTTGGCAACAATGCTGTATGATAAGGGGCTGCTGCTCACTAAGATGCCTCTGAACTGA